Genomic DNA from Prunus persica cultivar Lovell chromosome G1, Prunus_persica_NCBIv2, whole genome shotgun sequence:
attatatatatttatatttgaaattatatatattttcatacCTGTCAAATTTTGATTGGGTGTGTATGCTGCTACCATAGGTAGCGCACACACAGGATTACACCAAATTCAGATTGGGTTTTTTCATTCTTCGTTCTTTCCTCTCCTTCCCATTTAGTTTCATACTCACTCAGCCAGCCGCCAGCCAGCCGCCAGCCACCGATTccaaacctctctctcaaccAGCACGTCACAGTCACACCCCTCTCTGCCGCCGCTCTTCTCTTAGCCTCTCAGTCGTTGCATTGCAGGTCagattctctctctatctctctcctttttttttttctttccccaattcaattttctgacTCTCTCTGGCATGGCTGTGAAGGCCAGGTTTAGGTCTTCCAAGGGTGGTGCTGGGGTCTTGGAGCGCCCAAAGTTTGACCAATCCCAATTTGACCCTGCTACCCAGCTTGAACAAGGTACCTACTTTATCATTTATCCTTCAACTGTCTTGATTTTTCTCATCtgggatttttgttttgtattcaATAGTTGAGATTTGTTATGAAAAGGGGGAGAAAAACATATTAGAAAACCCAATTGCAATGTAGCATTGTACTGTACTATTCTTCTGCCTTATTTAATGTTGAAATTACAGGAGGAGATATTGGACGACTCAAGGACAAGAGAGGTATTGGGAGTAGGGATAGTTACAGAGTTTTGCTGGTTGATGATGTTCGCCACACTGAGAAATTAGGTAATTTCCTTTTCCTACATATACATGACATTGATATATACAACTCTACCAGACTTTTTTTACTGCAAGACTTAATGTACTCTTTGGTTTGGAAACAGTTTATAATTTAGTAGATTTATTTGGCAAATTTATTAATgcaattgtttattttttacaattgtactaatccaattcaatttgGCAAATTTTCGAAGTTGGCATTATTctgcagaaaatagaaaactcTGCAGCCTAGTCTATTTTGGATTTAGTCTTTGACTGGCTTCCTTAACTCGGAATTCGATGAATTTTTGATATGTTGAAGTTTTATATGTCTACGTGTGATCTGGAAATGTTCACACCATTTTGAATCAAAATGGatttttaatgatttcccAAAGGCATAGTGTTCCTGCCTAAATTGTTTAACAAAACtgaagtttctgtttttaatggaagtctttgattttttttattagtccAGAGCAGAATCATGATCAGAGGCTTTTCTAAGAGATAGAATTGTCCTAAGAAATGGATATATTGGTTTAACAAACCCAACAAGTGGAAGTGGGTTGTAAATCAAAGTGTTAATGTGAGTATGTTGatcctttgattttttttatgtagatATTATGAGTTCATCCACACCTAGCACCATAGCTCCAACTACTTTTCAATGTTAGGAGGAATTTAATTTGGGTTGTAATGTATATTTGGTTGAATTTGGGTTGTATTTGgctagtaatttattttggaacttattttgttgaagtttgatttaatttgggttgtaatttatatgttgaagttggattgaatttggattgtatttttgttgaagttggattcattttgatgatgttgaagttggattgaatttttgttgaagttggattcatttgaatttggattgtatttttgttgaagttggattcattttgatgatgttgaagttggattgaatttttgtttaagttggattcatttgaatttggattgtatttttgttgaagttggattcattttgatgTGTTGAAAGCTTGATGGAACCTCAAATTTGGGGTATGTTAgtatataaatacattttgggcagatttgttaaattttaaattataaaaaaaaaaaaaaaaaaaaaaaaccggaaCCGCAggaaccgaaccggaaccggacagGTCTGGTTTGGTTCGGATTTCTGTATGGATGTTGAGcagaaccggtccaaaccgaaccggtctGCACTATCGGATCAGGTTCTATTTTTTCCCCGAAACCgatccaaaccgaaccgtgcccagcCCTACTTgtattaaataaaagcaaggtGTCATAATCGTCAAGGCCTAAGCTTATAAAACAATATACAGAGCCAAATTGCTAGACAAACCAATTGTatagtaaaaattaaaaaattacgCCGATAGCACGACAGTGCTACATCCCAAAACAACTGTGCCAAAAATTTCAGGATCTAAGAAATGAGGTCTATGCTGGGCTGGTATTAAATGAACGCAACGACTCATATTTCCCCAAAACTCTACAATTTACAAATGCCAAATTACTAGCCACGCAATTTCAGTATACGATAAGCCAATAGCACATGTTGGCCTACTTCCCAAAACTCTGCCACAACATCTTAAATTGCAATGAGAAACCAGTACTGAAGCCGCAACTCAACTTGCACAGCACTGCATCCCTCCCATTTTCGAGAATAGAGGCGTGATAGGGTGACAAGCAAATGCTCGAGAATCGTCTTCTTTTCAAAGGGGCTCAATGGTCCCACTTTTTAGTCTCTCCATCCGGGCTTGAAGCCCAGATAATGCCCTTTCATCCATAGGGAGAACCCCACTCTGGAGGGGATTCTCTGACGCACGAGGAATCTGACCAGAGACAGCCTGGTTTACGTTGTCGCTCACATACATTAATGGTCTTGTTTCTTGATCCAGGTTCCCAGCAGATGCTGCTAATTGCATGCTCTTCATCCTTTCTCTAATCGCATCTAAGGTTCCACTCGTGACTGCAGTTCCCAAGATGACAGGTCAATACAAAAAACAAGAATCATGGATGTAGGGGTGCAAATTCAGGGAAACACTCAGAGAAGCTGGGGGGGTAAAGGAAAAAACATTAGTACAATTAATTACCTCCACTAATATATCTCTCATTCCTTTGGTCGACCATTGAGTTTTCAGTGAGACCTCTAGTGGCATTATTCAGCCTGTTCTCTTCAGTATATGATGGTGGTAGATTAAAGCTAGTTGGTTCAGATTTCACATTTAATGATTTTGAATCAACTAAGGAATTTGTGTGTACGGGTGACAGGGGTGCAAATTCAGGGGAAGAAACATTCAGAGAAGCTGGGGGAGGAGTCGGCATTGGCAAGCTTGAAGGCGTCCTTCCAGCTGCAGCATTCTTCTCCATCTGTAATaaaatgtaatttattttcatgGAAAAGAAACCTAAGTTCCTCTTTCAGGAATCATCAACATCAAGTGTGGGCTGGACGGAACATTTTACGGGAAGTAATGATGATACTGACCTGCATCAAACCATCTCTAATATACGTCCGGAAAGCCTCACTAGC
This window encodes:
- the LOC109949339 gene encoding uncharacterized protein LOC109949339, whose amino-acid sequence is MVSLGFIIPPFAGLVAHTQDYTKFRLGFFILRSFLSFPFSFILTQPAASQPPATDSKPLSQPARHSHTPLCRRSSLSLSVVALQARFRSSKGGAGVLERPKFDQSQFDPATQLEQGGDIGRLKDKRGIGSRDSYRVLLVDDVRHTEKLDIMSSSTPSTIAPTTFQC